The proteins below come from a single Archangium lipolyticum genomic window:
- a CDS encoding acyl carrier protein, producing MTHPAQAEKDVVQVVREVIAEALARDVSEVQLEHNLMEDLGAESLDFLDIVFKLERAFGIQITRGEMERAARGDMTDEEFAPAGVISEAGLARLRELMPEAADRIKPGLRPVQILALFSVRTFVNLAEAKRQGRTA from the coding sequence ATGACGCATCCCGCGCAGGCCGAGAAGGACGTGGTGCAGGTGGTTCGCGAGGTCATCGCCGAGGCGCTGGCCCGGGATGTCTCCGAGGTGCAGCTGGAGCACAACCTGATGGAGGACCTGGGAGCCGAGTCGCTCGACTTCCTGGACATCGTGTTCAAGCTGGAGCGCGCCTTCGGCATTCAAATCACGCGCGGGGAGATGGAGCGGGCGGCGCGCGGAGACATGACGGACGAGGAGTTCGCTCCAGCCGGAGTCATCTCCGAGGCGGGCCTGGCGCGGCTGCGCGAGCTGATGCCCGAGGCTGCCGATCGCATCAAGCCGGGCCTGCGCCCGGTGCAGATCCTCGCGCTGTTCTCGGTGCGGACGTTCGTGAACCTGGCGGAGGCCAAGCGTCAGGGGCGCACCGCCTGA
- a CDS encoding aromatic ring-hydroxylating oxygenase subunit alpha, protein METLRPAPEAATQLRGFWYPVADSRELRTAPLERRIAGEVLALFRDTGGKARVLAAGCPHRGGNLAHGTVRDGCITCPFHGWRFDGDGRCVGVPSEPPGRALPRGGTRAYEVIEQQGLIWTHLGAPGTAVTPPPRFEALEDPSFRAFHIQESVALPFDWWVENILDVTHVPFVHRLSYGGQNPVIEGGYPVVSGDELGFTARVTTRHRYSFWTRVLHGSVSHFDMEIRVRHDMPGNTVFDVDMGGGRRQQLLFLATPEDGENTRVWVFVLRNYLRHIPFGDAVGRAFTRQVLREDLQLAKQAVWKITLAQPRPLSVAADAPSVEFLRLLKLWRDRERRPHPIRDSEQAHG, encoded by the coding sequence ATGGAAACTCTCCGGCCCGCGCCAGAGGCCGCCACGCAGCTCCGAGGCTTCTGGTACCCCGTAGCGGACAGCCGGGAGCTGCGGACGGCGCCACTCGAGCGCCGCATCGCGGGAGAGGTGCTCGCCCTGTTCCGGGACACCGGGGGCAAGGCGCGCGTGCTCGCCGCTGGCTGCCCCCACCGGGGGGGCAACCTCGCGCATGGCACGGTGCGCGATGGGTGCATCACCTGCCCCTTCCATGGCTGGCGCTTCGACGGAGACGGGCGCTGCGTGGGCGTGCCCTCCGAGCCTCCCGGTCGCGCCCTGCCTCGCGGAGGCACCCGCGCCTACGAGGTCATCGAACAGCAGGGCCTCATCTGGACGCACCTCGGCGCGCCCGGGACTGCCGTGACGCCTCCGCCTCGCTTCGAAGCCCTGGAGGATCCCTCCTTCCGCGCCTTCCACATCCAGGAGTCCGTTGCCCTCCCCTTCGACTGGTGGGTCGAGAACATCCTCGACGTGACGCACGTGCCCTTCGTGCACCGGCTCTCCTACGGCGGACAGAACCCGGTGATCGAAGGGGGCTACCCGGTCGTGAGCGGTGACGAGCTCGGCTTCACCGCCCGCGTCACCACGCGCCACCGGTACTCGTTCTGGACCCGGGTGCTCCATGGCTCGGTGTCCCACTTCGACATGGAGATCCGCGTCCGGCACGACATGCCGGGCAACACCGTGTTCGACGTGGACATGGGCGGAGGGCGCCGGCAGCAACTCCTCTTCCTCGCCACCCCCGAGGACGGAGAGAACACACGCGTCTGGGTCTTCGTGCTGCGCAACTACCTCCGTCACATTCCCTTCGGAGACGCGGTGGGCCGGGCCTTCACGCGCCAGGTCCTCCGCGAGGATCTCCAACTGGCGAAGCAGGCGGTGTGGAAGATCACCCTCGCGCAGCCCCGGCCGCTCAGCGTCGCCGCGGACGCGCCCTCCGTCGAGTTCCTCCGGCTGCTGAAGCTCTGGCGCGATCGCGAGCGGCGGCCCCACCCCATCCGTGACTCGGAGCAGGCCCATGGCTGA
- a CDS encoding aspartate aminotransferase family protein, with translation MSAARPSLLEGYELFRRHVNPLSVTRAEITNEPYRVVAVRDGRLVDSEGREVEDFLSGWGTQAFGHRNPYVGQAMREFLAGDSPSYFTSVISPYAGMLAARLSERTGGALDRAFFVSGGSEAVEAALKLARAATRRPRILCLERGYHGYTMGGVSMMHPGTYRDAFGPYLPAVDRLPFGDLAALEAALASPDVAAFVVEPIQIEGGVRVLPPEYVRVLCEETRRRGVLLVADEIQTGLGRTGRFLASDAWPRRPDVVVLGKALGGGLMPVSAMLTRADVFDRAYGTHATAESHASTFSGNALACVASLAFLDLLTDDALQRVRERGAELHRALREALAGLPLVEEIRGEGLLAGVALRAADHPALTFEYLGMPEYSERSAVGLLACHRLYRAGFLVNVCGHDWSVLRLQPPLDTGSERLAAFVHACRDAVEYLCELR, from the coding sequence ATGAGCGCCGCCCGCCCTTCCCTCCTCGAGGGGTACGAGCTGTTCCGCCGCCATGTGAATCCGCTCAGCGTCACCCGCGCGGAGATCACCAACGAGCCCTACCGGGTGGTGGCGGTCCGCGACGGGCGGCTCGTGGACTCCGAGGGCCGCGAGGTGGAGGACTTCCTGTCGGGCTGGGGGACGCAGGCCTTCGGACACCGCAACCCGTACGTCGGCCAGGCGATGCGGGAGTTCCTCGCTGGAGACTCCCCCTCGTACTTCACGTCCGTCATCAGCCCGTACGCCGGGATGCTGGCGGCCCGGTTGTCCGAGCGCACCGGGGGCGCCCTGGACCGGGCCTTCTTCGTCAGCGGCGGCAGCGAGGCCGTGGAGGCCGCGCTCAAGCTCGCGCGCGCGGCGACCCGCCGGCCACGCATCCTCTGCCTGGAGCGGGGCTACCACGGCTACACCATGGGCGGCGTGTCGATGATGCACCCGGGCACGTACCGGGATGCCTTCGGCCCCTACCTGCCGGCCGTGGACCGGCTGCCCTTCGGCGATCTCGCCGCCCTGGAGGCCGCGCTCGCGTCGCCGGACGTGGCCGCCTTCGTCGTCGAGCCCATCCAGATCGAAGGAGGCGTCCGCGTCCTCCCACCCGAGTACGTCCGCGTCCTCTGCGAGGAGACCCGGCGGCGCGGCGTGCTCCTGGTGGCCGATGAGATCCAGACCGGGCTGGGGCGCACCGGCCGCTTCCTCGCGAGCGATGCCTGGCCCCGGCGGCCGGACGTGGTGGTGCTCGGCAAGGCACTCGGGGGCGGGCTGATGCCGGTGTCGGCCATGCTGACGCGCGCGGACGTCTTCGATCGCGCCTACGGCACCCACGCCACTGCCGAGTCCCATGCCTCCACCTTCAGCGGGAACGCCCTGGCCTGTGTCGCCTCTCTCGCCTTCCTGGACCTGCTCACCGATGACGCGCTCCAGCGGGTGCGCGAGCGGGGGGCGGAGCTGCACCGCGCGCTCCGGGAGGCGCTCGCGGGGCTGCCACTCGTCGAGGAGATCCGCGGAGAGGGCCTGCTGGCCGGGGTAGCGCTCCGGGCCGCCGACCACCCCGCGCTCACCTTCGAGTACCTGGGCATGCCCGAGTACAGCGAGCGCTCGGCGGTGGGACTGCTCGCCTGCCACCGGCTCTACAGGGCCGGCTTCCTCGTCAACGTGTGTGGCCACGACTGGAGCGTCCTGAGGTTACAGCCCCCGTTGGACACGGGGAGCGAACGGCTCGCGGCGTTCGTGCACGCCTGCCGGGACGCGGTGGAGTACCTATGCGAGCTTCGGTAA
- a CDS encoding phospholipase D-like domain-containing protein, with the protein MFTSFTFDPAFFEEQVLAAVLRLTSDPLEQPERFREEGRRALQEVPVACIVDGGMRQPGHRLPYDLLEVHGRTFHPKVSLVLYEDFARLQVGSGNLTRGGYGANTELFFCRDLRYDQPDDVAVLKEVDGFLAALEPLVRVPGTQLILVRGELSRRIGQTPVGTAAFRFLHTEHADPLLRQFLALLPEGARAVRVGVLAPFLERDDVSGASADEDSSVLLTLAEHGEGKRAFDLGVLWEEPPQTAASQAPAFSEALGTLWCRKESGPPLSLTWLTPTDATAKLLRFTDAAGIGRQMDRGSAEALRERGELWPVGDLQVFAPAVLVSTVRSRVSGFQLWLHPARRLDGGRLVKRPLHAKLLLFTVRRGSRTETFVLLGSPNASRKALLAEARNERNVEAAVAFVLDGEVTLQELVPELVACDAAQPELRERTFPASTRNWGLLIQSVWHDAALRQLTITWDPAHPAPPGGWALVYLNRTLASGAEVPPGEGVIPDFDLSPASCEVVLRVEGNEYSVPILVRDMVALPADAGLRELSLEELLALLGNRIGRERLSLLRAHRGQAATNAVLSAIFGEGFGPTDVFRAWWGVQEDLSDERLSLQGFRLRLEGALGAQPVWMKLREAARAGALASSEAWFYGAELRRALSGVSPEVLTVAEEKRGALEAFIRTLDVELDELAPGAAQDPWMERIRRFYMEGA; encoded by the coding sequence GTGTTCACGTCCTTTACCTTTGATCCAGCCTTCTTCGAGGAGCAGGTGTTGGCGGCCGTCCTGCGGCTCACGTCCGACCCGCTCGAACAGCCCGAGCGCTTCCGCGAGGAGGGGCGTCGTGCGCTGCAGGAGGTTCCGGTTGCCTGCATCGTGGATGGGGGCATGCGTCAACCCGGGCACAGGCTGCCGTATGACCTGCTCGAGGTCCATGGCCGCACCTTCCATCCGAAGGTCTCGCTCGTCCTGTACGAGGACTTCGCCCGCTTGCAGGTGGGCTCGGGCAATCTGACCCGGGGCGGCTACGGCGCGAACACGGAGCTCTTCTTCTGCCGGGATCTGCGTTACGACCAGCCGGATGACGTGGCCGTGCTGAAGGAGGTGGACGGCTTCCTCGCCGCACTGGAGCCTCTGGTCCGCGTTCCCGGAACGCAGCTCATCCTGGTTCGAGGCGAGCTCTCACGGCGAATCGGCCAGACGCCGGTGGGGACGGCGGCCTTCCGGTTCCTCCATACGGAGCATGCCGACCCCCTGCTGCGGCAGTTCCTGGCGCTGCTGCCCGAGGGGGCACGGGCCGTGCGGGTGGGCGTGCTCGCGCCCTTCCTCGAGCGCGACGACGTCAGTGGCGCCAGCGCGGACGAGGACAGCTCGGTGCTGTTGACACTCGCCGAGCACGGAGAGGGCAAGCGCGCGTTCGACCTCGGTGTGCTCTGGGAGGAGCCACCGCAAACCGCCGCGTCCCAGGCTCCTGCGTTCTCCGAGGCACTGGGAACGTTGTGGTGCCGCAAGGAGAGCGGGCCACCTCTCTCCCTCACGTGGCTCACGCCAACGGATGCGACCGCGAAGCTGCTGCGGTTCACGGATGCGGCGGGGATCGGGCGGCAGATGGACCGTGGGTCCGCCGAGGCCCTTCGTGAGCGCGGGGAGCTGTGGCCCGTGGGGGACCTCCAGGTGTTCGCGCCCGCGGTGCTCGTCTCGACCGTGCGCTCGCGCGTCAGCGGCTTCCAACTCTGGTTGCACCCGGCCCGCCGATTGGACGGGGGCCGCCTCGTCAAGCGACCGCTGCATGCCAAGCTCCTGCTCTTCACGGTCCGCCGGGGCTCTCGTACCGAGACCTTCGTGCTGCTGGGCTCCCCCAACGCCTCGCGCAAGGCGCTGCTCGCGGAAGCCAGGAACGAGCGGAACGTGGAGGCGGCGGTTGCATTCGTGCTCGACGGGGAAGTCACACTCCAGGAGCTCGTTCCCGAGCTGGTGGCCTGCGATGCGGCACAACCGGAGCTGCGGGAGCGAACCTTCCCCGCCTCGACCCGGAACTGGGGTCTGCTCATCCAGTCCGTCTGGCATGATGCGGCCCTCCGTCAGCTCACCATCACCTGGGACCCCGCACATCCGGCGCCGCCCGGAGGATGGGCGCTCGTGTATCTCAATCGAACGCTCGCCTCTGGCGCGGAGGTGCCCCCCGGGGAAGGTGTCATCCCGGACTTCGATCTCTCGCCCGCTTCGTGCGAGGTGGTCCTTCGGGTGGAAGGAAATGAGTACTCGGTCCCCATCCTCGTGCGGGACATGGTCGCGCTGCCGGCGGATGCCGGGTTGCGCGAGCTGAGCCTGGAGGAGTTGCTGGCGTTGCTTGGCAATCGCATCGGGCGCGAGCGGTTGTCCCTCCTGCGGGCGCATCGTGGGCAGGCCGCGACGAACGCGGTCCTCTCGGCCATCTTCGGCGAGGGATTCGGTCCAACGGATGTGTTCCGCGCGTGGTGGGGCGTCCAGGAAGACCTGAGCGACGAGCGCCTGTCGCTCCAAGGATTCCGTCTCCGGCTGGAAGGGGCGCTCGGCGCTCAGCCCGTGTGGATGAAGCTGCGAGAAGCGGCTCGGGCTGGGGCCCTGGCCAGTAGCGAGGCCTGGTTCTACGGCGCCGAGCTGCGGCGCGCGCTCTCCGGCGTCTCTCCCGAAGTGCTCACGGTGGCGGAAGAGAAGCGCGGAGCGCTGGAGGCTTTCATCCGGACCCTGGACGTGGAATTGGATGAACTGGCGCCGGGTGCCGCCCAGGATCCCTGGATGGAACGGATCCGCCGCTTCTACATGGAGGGCGCATGA
- a CDS encoding radical SAM protein — MADTRLHTTTSLCAKCKRSLPAELWRRNEQVVMTKACPEHGPSEVVISSDAAWYEQVMAYPPELKAPAARKDVSQGCPYDCGPCTRHEQRLLLPIVPITSACNLDCPICYTHNKNAGAWHMSEDELRSLLQHLRLAAPERRIINLTGGEPTQHPAFERLVELCHEEGIHRITLSTHGMRFLKDEWLLEKLARLDARVILSFDSFEKQANKDMLGGDFAGPKMRVLALLEKHGVNTTLLPVLARGVNDHEVARFIDLALSKDFIRSLELHTLTFTGQSGSAFSRGARYTTVDVLKDIERLTEGRLRVRDFAPSPAAHPLCYLVTYVLRLGPERWLPFTRFMDWTDMRALFGGSLYLEPGPELEGKLQDLITRLWAGEIDCEERDEVLAALKRLTQELFAPGLSEAERLRIAEASTKALYVHAHMDEETFDTDRIRACPVGVREPDGTNVPSCAYNVLYRERDSRYMKAPRPPLHTLGPGRK, encoded by the coding sequence ATGGCTGACACCCGGCTGCACACGACGACGAGCCTCTGCGCGAAGTGCAAGCGCTCCCTCCCGGCCGAGCTGTGGCGGCGCAACGAGCAGGTGGTCATGACCAAGGCCTGTCCCGAGCACGGCCCCTCGGAGGTGGTCATCTCCTCGGATGCCGCCTGGTACGAGCAGGTGATGGCCTACCCGCCCGAGCTGAAGGCACCCGCCGCGCGCAAGGACGTCTCCCAGGGCTGCCCCTACGACTGCGGCCCCTGCACGCGCCATGAGCAGCGGCTCCTGCTGCCCATCGTGCCCATCACCTCCGCGTGCAACCTCGACTGCCCCATCTGCTACACGCACAACAAGAACGCGGGCGCCTGGCACATGAGCGAGGACGAGCTGCGCTCCCTCCTCCAGCACCTGCGGTTGGCCGCCCCCGAGCGGCGCATCATCAATCTCACCGGCGGCGAGCCCACCCAACACCCGGCCTTCGAGAGGCTGGTGGAGCTGTGCCACGAGGAGGGCATCCACCGCATCACCCTCTCCACCCATGGCATGCGCTTCCTCAAGGACGAGTGGCTGCTGGAGAAGCTCGCCCGCCTGGATGCACGCGTCATCCTCTCCTTCGACTCGTTCGAGAAACAGGCCAACAAGGACATGCTGGGCGGGGACTTCGCGGGCCCCAAGATGCGCGTGCTCGCCCTGCTGGAGAAGCACGGCGTCAACACCACCCTCCTGCCCGTGCTCGCGCGCGGGGTGAACGACCACGAGGTAGCCCGGTTCATCGACCTCGCGCTCTCCAAGGACTTCATCCGCAGTCTGGAGCTCCACACCCTCACCTTCACCGGACAGAGCGGCTCGGCCTTCTCCCGCGGCGCGCGCTACACCACCGTGGATGTGTTGAAGGACATCGAGCGGCTCACCGAGGGCCGGCTGCGCGTGCGCGACTTCGCGCCCTCTCCCGCGGCCCACCCGCTCTGCTATCTCGTCACCTACGTGCTGCGGCTCGGGCCGGAGCGCTGGCTGCCCTTCACCCGCTTCATGGACTGGACGGACATGCGCGCCCTCTTCGGCGGCTCGCTCTACCTGGAGCCTGGTCCGGAGCTGGAAGGCAAGCTTCAGGATCTCATCACCCGGCTCTGGGCCGGGGAGATCGACTGCGAGGAGCGCGACGAGGTGCTCGCCGCCCTCAAGCGCCTCACCCAGGAGCTCTTCGCGCCGGGGCTCTCGGAGGCGGAGCGGCTGCGCATCGCCGAGGCCAGCACCAAGGCCCTCTATGTCCACGCGCACATGGACGAGGAGACGTTCGATACCGATCGCATCCGCGCCTGCCCCGTCGGTGTCCGGGAGCCGGATGGCACCAACGTCCCCTCCTGCGCCTACAACGTGCTCTACCGTGAGCGGGACTCCCGCTACATGAAGGCGCCCCGGCCTCCTCTTCACACGCTCGGACCTGGCCGAAAGTAG
- a CDS encoding helicase-related protein gives MRTRTWLQGFLDLGARKERDNVPAGDIARQEDTVLQALDLLDVNPGVVIADEVGMGKTYEALGVVAAHRHMNPKSRIVIVTPGPDLNTKWKAEFVRFSDPKITLFDFGDEVFAADSLESFVTQAKRYRILLVPVSVFHSARGGADQAHLLSLYFWWRRKQGQELHGQTINAIFKRFREGRLSQMDVEDALFLDHYGLEQLEPHLDEAFRRGRRGDAHEGLDDLFRAQGYEAFSSEDAVRRAIDLARFRLVRALLPDFDLMVVDEAHKLKNAHTLRSQAISTVFRRKYAKTLFLTATPFQLSIEELNQVFVTFSQAKGAPDDLMAQVDAFFADIREYQAAYDALYRAWAGLDEAAAVEFAALFAMDESLEKDIADPGLRAVASAVKEVRRLKQEKIEPGFRRWMIRSLREEKRQYRRGRPERLVPRGAGALPFLIYERFIAELFRQGEGTHKAAVQINMVSSYQAAEKGELLARGEGEVSAEAEPYRKLLRSILQVLPRDGRNHPKLDFVLRDALDAAIAGEKTLIFCARVATLTQMAHALEGMWEQRMLELWRRAFPEARHEDIFDEMHADEQRSRGRHSRLQARFHRPQEVLYLALRERYLRSLVPVEAHALEHLSEVVRAANVLLAEARVGLTSSKRHDWKLIKRCVESAAAAHWRDHSSEASVAHAGPLKALCDPNFIPYGLDLAADELEDDDQGEHTPSWRISEAQARQVLAERPHLWDHLSGELAQLDVDLRVEVVERLARYLTFKDVPFLADVLAAARAQGLDVGEVDPPRLLEFVDGFWTGHEDGRRWLDRLRAFLAYFVGRNEQQKRDILAGPIKTGDLVRQTKDGESRERLREAFNTPLHPMVLIANEVMQEGLDLHRNCRRIVHHDLAWNPAQLEQRVGRIDRLGSLTFRLRERDRSATLDVLYPLIRNTIDERLYRVVKEREKWLEFLLGAPPSFAEYAEEGACAADLPPSLAQTLAISLRPPAR, from the coding sequence ATGAGGACGCGCACCTGGCTTCAGGGCTTCCTGGATCTCGGGGCCCGGAAGGAGCGGGACAACGTGCCCGCGGGAGACATCGCCCGTCAGGAGGACACGGTCCTCCAGGCCCTGGATCTGCTCGACGTGAACCCCGGCGTGGTCATCGCCGACGAAGTGGGGATGGGCAAGACGTATGAGGCGCTCGGGGTGGTCGCCGCCCATCGCCACATGAATCCGAAGAGCCGCATCGTCATCGTCACCCCGGGGCCCGACCTCAACACGAAGTGGAAGGCGGAGTTCGTTCGCTTCAGTGATCCGAAGATCACCCTGTTCGACTTTGGTGACGAGGTCTTCGCCGCCGACTCCCTGGAATCCTTCGTCACGCAGGCGAAGCGCTACCGCATCCTGTTGGTGCCGGTCTCTGTCTTCCACAGCGCGCGGGGTGGGGCGGACCAGGCCCACCTGCTTTCGCTGTATTTCTGGTGGCGCCGCAAGCAGGGCCAGGAGCTTCACGGGCAGACCATCAACGCCATCTTCAAACGCTTCCGCGAGGGGCGGTTGTCCCAGATGGATGTGGAGGATGCGCTCTTCCTGGATCATTACGGGCTCGAGCAGCTCGAGCCCCACCTCGACGAGGCCTTTCGCCGGGGGCGGCGAGGGGACGCGCACGAAGGCCTGGACGATCTCTTCCGGGCACAGGGATACGAGGCATTCTCGAGCGAGGACGCCGTGCGGCGGGCCATAGACCTGGCCCGCTTCCGGCTGGTGCGGGCGCTGTTGCCGGACTTCGACCTGATGGTGGTCGACGAGGCCCACAAGCTCAAGAACGCGCACACGCTGCGCTCGCAGGCGATCTCCACGGTCTTCCGCCGCAAGTACGCCAAGACACTCTTCCTCACGGCAACGCCCTTCCAACTGAGCATCGAGGAGCTGAACCAGGTCTTCGTCACCTTCTCGCAAGCGAAGGGAGCGCCGGATGATCTGATGGCGCAGGTGGACGCGTTCTTCGCCGACATCCGCGAGTACCAGGCGGCATACGACGCGCTGTACCGGGCCTGGGCGGGGCTGGACGAGGCCGCCGCGGTGGAGTTCGCCGCGCTGTTCGCCATGGATGAGTCCCTGGAGAAGGACATCGCGGACCCGGGACTGCGGGCGGTGGCCTCGGCGGTGAAGGAGGTGCGGCGGCTCAAGCAGGAGAAGATCGAGCCCGGCTTCCGGCGGTGGATGATCCGCAGCCTGCGCGAGGAGAAACGCCAGTACCGCCGGGGAAGGCCGGAGCGGCTCGTGCCCAGGGGAGCAGGGGCGCTTCCGTTCCTCATCTACGAGCGTTTCATCGCCGAGCTCTTCCGTCAGGGGGAGGGGACGCACAAGGCCGCGGTGCAGATCAACATGGTGTCCTCCTACCAGGCCGCCGAAAAGGGGGAGTTGCTGGCGCGGGGTGAGGGCGAGGTCTCCGCGGAAGCCGAGCCCTACCGCAAATTGCTCCGGTCCATTCTCCAGGTGTTGCCGAGGGATGGGCGCAATCACCCCAAGCTGGACTTCGTCCTCCGGGATGCGCTCGATGCCGCCATCGCCGGAGAGAAGACGCTCATCTTCTGCGCTCGGGTGGCCACCCTGACGCAGATGGCGCATGCGCTCGAGGGGATGTGGGAGCAGCGCATGCTCGAGTTGTGGAGGCGCGCCTTTCCAGAGGCACGGCACGAGGACATCTTCGACGAGATGCACGCGGATGAGCAGCGCTCCCGCGGGCGCCACTCCCGGCTCCAGGCGCGGTTCCACCGGCCCCAGGAGGTGCTGTACCTCGCGCTGCGCGAGCGCTATCTCCGCTCATTGGTTCCGGTGGAAGCCCACGCGCTCGAGCACCTGTCCGAGGTGGTCCGCGCCGCCAATGTGCTTCTCGCGGAGGCGCGGGTCGGGTTGACGAGCTCCAAGCGTCACGATTGGAAGCTGATCAAACGGTGTGTCGAGAGCGCCGCGGCTGCTCATTGGCGTGACCATTCCTCCGAGGCCTCCGTCGCGCATGCCGGGCCGTTGAAGGCGCTGTGTGATCCGAATTTCATCCCCTACGGGTTGGACCTCGCGGCGGACGAGCTGGAGGATGACGACCAGGGAGAGCACACGCCCTCCTGGCGCATCAGCGAGGCCCAGGCGCGGCAGGTGCTCGCTGAACGCCCGCACCTGTGGGACCACCTCTCCGGAGAGCTGGCACAGCTCGACGTGGATCTCCGCGTGGAGGTGGTGGAGCGGCTGGCTCGCTATCTCACCTTCAAGGATGTCCCCTTCCTGGCGGATGTCCTGGCGGCGGCCCGTGCCCAGGGACTCGACGTGGGGGAGGTGGATCCCCCACGGCTGCTGGAGTTCGTGGACGGCTTCTGGACCGGGCACGAGGATGGGCGGCGCTGGCTCGACAGGCTCCGCGCGTTCCTCGCCTACTTCGTGGGACGCAACGAGCAGCAGAAGCGGGACATCCTCGCCGGCCCCATCAAGACAGGCGATCTGGTGCGCCAGACGAAGGACGGGGAGAGCCGGGAGCGTCTACGCGAGGCGTTCAACACGCCCCTCCATCCCATGGTCCTCATTGCCAACGAGGTGATGCAGGAGGGGCTGGATCTGCACCGCAACTGCCGGCGGATCGTTCACCATGATCTGGCGTGGAACCCGGCACAGCTCGAGCAGCGTGTCGGCCGCATCGACCGGCTGGGCTCGCTCACCTTCCGGCTCCGGGAGCGGGATCGCAGCGCCACGCTCGATGTCCTCTACCCGCTGATTCGCAATACCATCGACGAACGGCTCTACCGGGTGGTGAAGGAGCGCGAGAAGTGGTTGGAGTTCCTCCTCGGAGCGCCTCCAAGCTTCGCCGAGTATGCCGAGGAGGGCGCGTGCGCGGCGGATCTGCCTCCCTCGCTGGCTCAGACGCTCGCCATCAGCTTGCGGCCGCCGGCGCGATGA
- a CDS encoding SDR family NAD(P)-dependent oxidoreductase, whose product MTSPSPSPARLLEGRRCLITGGSRNLGRAFCLAFARAGAKVAFTFSKRTEDAEETRRLLQSEGCEPLVFQGSVTDGKHAAATVDAVGSAWGGLDVLVNNAGITQVLPIALMDEADWDAVMAVNVKGAYLFSRAALKPMLRARGGHILNIGSFSTDRVVSSPVHYAASKAALKGFSESLAAEVGKYGIAVNYLAPGLLNGGLASRLPQHRIAEYKGQASLGRVGTMEEVAAFATWLVSPQNTFMTGAKISLDGGL is encoded by the coding sequence GTGACCTCCCCTTCCCCCTCCCCTGCCCGCCTGCTCGAAGGACGGCGCTGCCTCATCACAGGTGGCTCGCGCAACCTCGGCCGGGCGTTCTGCCTGGCGTTCGCCCGCGCGGGCGCGAAGGTCGCCTTCACCTTCTCCAAACGCACCGAGGACGCGGAGGAGACGCGGCGGCTCCTCCAGAGCGAGGGTTGTGAGCCACTGGTATTCCAGGGCTCGGTCACGGACGGGAAGCACGCGGCGGCCACGGTGGATGCCGTCGGCTCGGCCTGGGGCGGACTGGACGTGCTCGTCAACAACGCCGGCATCACCCAGGTCCTACCCATCGCCCTGATGGACGAGGCGGACTGGGACGCCGTCATGGCCGTCAACGTGAAGGGGGCCTACCTCTTCAGCCGCGCCGCCCTCAAGCCGATGCTCCGCGCCCGCGGCGGGCACATCCTCAACATCGGCTCGTTCTCCACCGACCGCGTCGTGAGCAGCCCCGTCCACTACGCCGCCTCCAAGGCGGCCCTCAAGGGCTTCTCCGAGTCCCTCGCCGCCGAGGTCGGCAAGTACGGGATCGCCGTGAACTACCTGGCGCCGGGCCTGTTGAATGGAGGCCTCGCCAGCCGGCTGCCGCAGCACCGGATCGCCGAATACAAGGGACAGGCCTCGCTCGGGCGGGTGGGGACGATGGAGGAGGTCGCCGCCTTCGCCACCTGGCTCGTGTCACCCCAGAACACCTTCATGACGGGCGCGAAGATCTCGCTCGATGGTGGGCTATGA
- a CDS encoding SDR family NAD(P)-dependent oxidoreductase: MRRALVFGGTGYLGSAVLRGLAEADVPAEFTWNTSAERARALESELKQRGHALDARDAGAIRRLCASLESEGRTPDVVVHCLGVGQDRALGDISEEDWEALHAINVRSAFLAIQSLAGPMAARGGGDIVLTASYDGSRPMPVPAHFAATQGALCAMVRALSKELGPRGIRVNLVTPGLLEGGVSQSVDARLGEDFRKFSAYGRRGNATEVSRAILWLALHNTYMTGAVLAVNGGL; this comes from the coding sequence GTGAGACGGGCTTTGGTGTTTGGCGGAACGGGGTATCTCGGGAGCGCGGTGCTGCGCGGGCTGGCCGAGGCGGACGTGCCGGCTGAGTTCACCTGGAACACCTCCGCCGAGCGCGCCCGGGCCCTGGAGTCCGAGCTGAAACAGCGGGGGCACGCGCTGGACGCGCGGGACGCGGGAGCCATCCGCCGGCTCTGCGCCTCGCTGGAGTCCGAGGGCCGTACGCCCGACGTGGTGGTGCACTGCCTGGGCGTGGGACAGGACCGGGCGCTCGGGGATATCTCGGAGGAGGACTGGGAGGCGCTGCACGCCATCAACGTGCGCTCGGCGTTCCTGGCCATCCAGTCGCTCGCGGGACCCATGGCGGCACGAGGCGGTGGGGACATCGTGCTCACCGCGTCCTACGACGGGAGCCGGCCGATGCCCGTCCCCGCCCACTTCGCCGCCACCCAGGGAGCGCTCTGCGCCATGGTACGCGCGCTGTCGAAGGAGCTGGGGCCCAGGGGGATTCGCGTGAACCTCGTCACGCCGGGCCTCCTGGAAGGCGGTGTCTCGCAGAGCGTCGACGCGCGGCTGGGAGAAGACTTCCGCAAGTTCAGCGCGTACGGCCGCCGGGGCAACGCCACCGAGGTTTCGCGTGCCATCCTCTGGCTGGCCCTGCACAACACGTACATGACGGGCGCCGTGCTGGCCGTCAACGGAGGGTTGTGA